A window of the Thermoprotei archaeon genome harbors these coding sequences:
- a CDS encoding polyprenyl synthetase family protein, translating into MNITEYFESVRLLLDKRIREIAETLHFSKLMLRQIEGGKRLRGTLTLLTCETLGGDIKKALDYAAAVEIVHAATLTHDDYIDRHKIRRGLKPLYTILDPRRAVLIGDMLMAAAIKYVSAEDGSKDALSDAIYDISRGAFLEPLNPIVFLKSLMSGKVLQESYLVIIKLKTAVLFATASKLGAIAAKSSMKEEAYKYGMAVGEAFQVADDLSDITKIIRNEEVDLGTLITLGPLVTYFVGIKETVPLIMNGFIKLRDKNYRFQPEIIKILEQAQKNALQFINDRLKIAKKNLDNFPENNYTNLLREYPNYAIEKMLEESNINLQKPNNIPQL; encoded by the coding sequence ATGAATATAACAGAATACTTCGAAAGTGTTAGACTTTTACTCGATAAAAGAATAAGAGAAATAGCAGAAACTCTACATTTTTCAAAGCTAATGCTCAGACAGATTGAAGGAGGCAAGAGGTTACGAGGCACGTTAACTCTTTTAACATGTGAAACGTTAGGAGGGGATATCAAAAAAGCGCTGGATTATGCTGCAGCAGTAGAAATTGTTCATGCTGCAACGTTAACTCATGACGATTACATAGACAGGCACAAGATAAGAAGAGGATTAAAACCTCTTTATACTATACTAGATCCTAGGCGTGCAGTACTTATTGGGGACATGCTTATGGCTGCAGCAATAAAATATGTCAGTGCGGAAGATGGATCTAAAGATGCTCTGTCAGACGCGATTTATGATATCTCACGAGGTGCGTTCTTAGAACCTCTTAATCCAATAGTCTTTTTGAAAAGCCTTATGAGCGGAAAAGTATTGCAAGAATCGTATCTAGTGATAATTAAACTTAAAACTGCAGTATTATTCGCGACAGCAAGTAAATTAGGAGCAATAGCTGCAAAAAGTTCAATGAAAGAAGAGGCATACAAATATGGCATGGCTGTGGGTGAAGCCTTTCAAGTTGCTGATGATTTATCAGATATTACTAAGATTATCAGAAATGAAGAGGTTGATCTTGGAACACTTATAACACTTGGCCCATTGGTAACATACTTTGTCGGCATTAAGGAGACCGTGCCCCTGATCATGAATGGTTTCATAAAATTACGTGATAAAAATTATCGTTTCCAACCAGAAATAATAAAAATACTTGAACAAGCACAAAAAAATGCACTACAATTCATAAACGATCGTTTAAAAATCGCCAAAAAGAATTTAGATAACTTCCCAGAGAATAACTACACAAATCTATTAAGAGAATATCCGAACTATGCAATAGAAAAAATGCTTGAGGAATCTAATATTAATTTACAAAAACCTAATAATATTCCTCAACTTTAA